A single Vigna radiata var. radiata cultivar VC1973A chromosome 8, Vradiata_ver6, whole genome shotgun sequence DNA region contains:
- the LOC106771308 gene encoding protein trichome birefringence-like 36, whose amino-acid sequence MAAPMIHLFSSLLLCSTFLCFFHCTLSLLDPEDEAGILVQPDDVKMVQSNRDSRKICDFSVGKWVYDDSYPLYDSDCPYLSSVVTCQKNGRPDSDYQKWKWKPTGCTLPRFDALRFLGRMRRKRIMLVGDSMMRNQWESLVCLVQGVIPIGRKRVTYNGPAMAFHAMDFETSIEFFWAPLLVELKKGSENKRIVHLDLIEENARYWRGVDILVFDSAHWWTHSDQTSSWDYYMEGNNLIRNMSAMVAYERGLSTWARWVDQNLDPLRTKVIFRSMSSRHNKRENGWKCQNEKQPLPFLRQLHVPEAVVVLEGVVKRMRFPVYVEDITRMTEVRRDGHPSVYMRVIGEDEREKQGKGLSSDCSHWCLPGVPDIWNEMLSALL is encoded by the exons ATGGCAGCACCAATGATCCACTTGTTTTCCTCTTTGTTATTGTGCAGCACTTTTCTGTGCTTCTTCCACTGCACATTGTCCTTGCTGGACCCGGAGGATGAGGCTGGGATTCTGGTTCAGCCTGATGATGTTAAGATGGTCCAAAGCAACAGAGATTCTAGGAAGATATGTGACTTTTCTGTTGGAAAATGGGTTTATGATGACTCTTACCCTCTCTATGACTCTGATTGTCCATATCTAAGCTCTGTAGTTACATGTCAAAAGAATGGTAGGCCAGATTCTGATTATCAGAAGTGGAAGTGGAAGCCTACTGGTTGTACCTTGCCAAG ATTTGATGCACTGAGGTTTCTTGGGAGaatgagaagaaagagaataatGCTGGTGGGTGATTCGATGATGAGAAACCAGTGGGAATCTCTAGTTTGCTTAGTGCAAGGAGTTATTCCAATTGGTAGAAAAAGGGTGACTTATAATGGACCTGCAATGGCTTTCCATGCCATG GATTTTGAGACTTCGATTGAGTTTTTCTGGGCACCCCTTTTGGTAGAACTGAAGAAAGGTTCAGAAAATAAGAGAATTGTACATTTGGATTTGATTGAAGAAAATGCAAGGTATTGGAGAGGGGTTGATATCCTTGTATTTGATTCAGCTCATTGGTGGACTCACTCTGATCAAACCAGCTC ATGGGATTACTACATGGAGGGAAATAATCTGATAAGAAACATGAGTGCAATGGTTGCTTATGAAAGAGGACTCAGCACATGGGCAAGATGGGTGGATCAAAATCTAGACCCTCTGAGAACAAAAGTCATTTTTAGAAGCATGTCATCCAGGCATAACAAAAG AGAAAATGGATGGAAATGCCAGAATGAGAAGCAGCCTCTTCCATTTTTGAGGCAGCTACATGTTCCTGAAGCAGTGGTGGTGCTAGAAGGAGTGGTGAAGAGAATGAGGTTTCCAGTGTATGTGGAAGATATCACAAGAATGACAGAAGTGCGCAGAGACGGACACCCTTCAGTGTATATGAGAGTAATAGGAGAAGATGAGAGGGAGAAACAAGGAAAAGGCCTTTCTTCTGATTGCAGCCATTGGTGTCTTCCTGGGGTGCCTGATATTTGGAATGAGATGCTCAGTGCATTGCTTTGA